A window from Dromaius novaehollandiae isolate bDroNov1 chromosome 1, bDroNov1.hap1, whole genome shotgun sequence encodes these proteins:
- the PSMC2 gene encoding 26S proteasome regulatory subunit 7 has translation MPDYLGADQRKTKEEEKEDKPIRALDEGDIALLKTYGQSTYSRQIKQVEDDIQQLLKKINELTGIKESDTGLAPPALWDLAADKQTLQSEQPLQVARCTKIINADSEDPKYIINVKQFAKFVVDLSDQVAPTDIEEGMRVGVDRNKYQIHIPLPPKIDPTVTMMQVEEKPDVTYSDVGGCKEQIEKLREVVETPLLHPERFVNLGIEPPKGVLLFGPPGTGKTLCARAVANRTDACFIRVIGSELVQKYVGEGARMVRELFEMARTKKACLIFFDEIDAIGGARFDDGAGGDNEVQRTMLELINQLDGFDPRGNIKVLMATNRPDTLDPALMRPGRLDRKIEFSLPDLEGRTHIFKIHARSMSVERDIRFELLARLCPNSTGAEIRSVCTEAGMFAIRARRKIATEKDFLEAVNKVIKSYAKFSATPRYMTYN, from the exons ATGCCGGACTACCTGGGCGCCGACCAGAGGAAGaccaaggaggaggagaaggaggataAACCCATCCGCG CATTGGATGAAGGGGATATTGCCTTGCTGAAAACCTAT ggCCAGAGCACATATTCAAGGCAAATTAAGCAAGTAGAAGATGATATTCAACAGCTTCTTAAGAAAATCAATGAGCTTACAG GAATCAAGGAGTCAGACACTGGCCTGGCTCCTCCGGCCCTTTGGGATCTTGCTGCAGATAAGCAAACTCTCCAAAGCGAGCAGCCGTTACAAGTTGCGAG GTGTACAAAGATAATCAATGCAGACTCCGAGGATCCCAAATACATTATCAATGTCAAGCAGTTTGCTAAATTTGTGGTGGATCTCAGTGACCAGGTGGCACCTACTGACATAGAAGAAGGCATGAGAGTTGG GGTGGACAGAAACAAGTATCAGATCCATATCCCCTTGCCTCCGAAGATTGATCCCACAGTCACCATGATGCAA GTAGAAGAGAAACCTGATGTCACTTACAGTGATGTTGGTGGTTGTAAAGAGCAGATTGAAAAACTGAGAGAAGTGGTTGAAACCCCTCTGCTTCAC CCTGAAAGATTTGTTAATCTTGGAATTGAGCCTCCCAAAGGAGTACTTTTGTTTGGGCCACCTGGTACAGGCAAAACACTCTGTGCTCGTGCTGTCGCTAACAGGACTGATGCTTGCTTCATCAGAGTAATTGGATCTGAATTGGTGCAGAAATATGTGGGAGAG GGAGCTCGAATGGTTCGTGAACTCTTTGAAATGGCTAGGACTAAAAAAGCTTGTCTTATATTCTTTGATGAAATTGATGCCATTGGAG GCGCTCGTTTTGATGATGGGGCAGGGGGTGACAACGAAGTGCAACGTACCATGCTGGAGCTCATCAACCAGTTGGATGGGTTTGATCCACGAGGCAACATCAAAGTGCTGATGGCAACAAACAGACCTGATACTCTGGATCCAGCACTGATGAGGCCTGGGAGGCTGGATAGGAAGATAGAGTTTAGCTTGCCTGACCTTGAG GGAAGAACTCACATATTCAAGATACATGCTCGTTCCATGAGCGTTGAAAGAGACATCAGATTTGAGCTGTTGGCTCGACTGTGTCCTAATAGTACAG GAGCTGAGATTCGCAGCGTCTGCACAGAGGCAGGCATGTTTGCCATCCGAGCACGTCGAAAAATCGCAACGGAGAAAGACTTCTTAGAAGCTGTGAACAAAGTCATTAAATCGTATGCGAAATTCAGTGCTACCCCCCGTTACATGACTTACAACTAA
- the SLC26A5 gene encoding prestin isoform X1, producing the protein MEHAQEDEACLEQTQKYHVERPIYNQELLQGQLCRRERAPQTLRQRIAHSCRCSSKKAKSHLYSFIPILKWLPRYPVKEYLLGDIISGISTGVMQLPQGLAYALLAAVPPVFGLYSSFYPVFLYTFFGTSKHISIGTFAVISMMVGGVAVRVVPDEMVSMDYNSTNVTDMLASRDAKRVQVAVTLALLSGIIQLCLGLLRFGFVAIYLTEPLVRGFTTAAAVHVFTSQLKYLLGVKTNRYSGPLSVVYSIAAVLSEITTTNVASLIVGLTCIVMLLIGKEINLRFKKKLPVPIPMEIIVVIIGTGVSAGMNLTDSYGVDVVGNIPKGLRAPKFPEIRLIPTIFVDAVAIAIVGFSMAVSMAKIFALKHGYTIDGNQELIALGICNSVGSFFQSFPVTCSMSRSLVQESTGGKTQIAGTLSSIMVLLVIVAIGYLFEPLPQTVLAAIVMVNLKGMFKQFGDVAYFWRISRIELAIWVVAFVASLFLGLDYGLLTAVTFAMITVIYRTQSPQYRILGQIPDTDIYCDVEEYEEVKEHPGIKIFQANTSLYFANSESYMSALKKKTGVDPCVILAARKKAQKRYAKAIKKANKPKKKAVLKLVSSSTNDVEAGVKHEIANEELPVNGQFTSVDDSVQDRSPDELEYFMEPKTNVHSLILDFTPVNFVDSVGAKTLKSIIKEYKEVGVCVYIAGCSGPVMNELTRLNFFENTVTRDLLFHSIHDAVLACHVKDSSASQTASDL; encoded by the exons ATGGAACATGCTCAGGAAGATGAAGCATGTCTTGAGCAAACCCAGAAGTATCATGTGGAGAGACCAATATATAACCAAGAGCTCTTGCAAGGACAGCTATGCAGACGGGAAAGAGCACCTCAGACTCTTAGACAGAGGATTGCACATTCTTGTCG TTGTTCTTCTAAGAAAGCCAAGTCTCATCTTTACAGTTTCATACCAATTTTAAAATGGCTTCCCCGCTACCCAGTGAAGGAATATTTATTAGGAGATATTATCTCAGGTATAAGCACTGGCGTTATGCAGCTTCCTCAAG GCTTAGCCTATGCTTTGCTGGCAGCTGTTCCCCCAGTATTTGGCCTGTATTCTTCATTTTATCCTGTCTTTCTATATACTTTTTTTGGGACCTCCAAGCACATATCAATAG gCACCTTTGCTGTGATTAGTATGATGGTCGGCGGAGTTGCTGTGAGAGTAGTGCCTGATGAAATGGTTTCTATGGACTATAATTCTACTAATGTTACAGATATGCTTGCTTCCAGGGATGCCAAGAGGGTACAGGTAGCTGTGACTCTTGCCCTCCTTTCAGGAATTATCCAG TTGTGTTTAGGTCTCCTTCGATTTGGATTTGTAGCAATATATCTAACAGAGCCTCTGGTACGAGGATTTACTACTGCTGCTGCAGTTCATGTGTTTACTTCTCAGTTAAAGTATCTGCTTGGAGTGAAGACTAACCGATACAGTGGACCCCTCTCAGTTGTATAT AGCATAGCTGCTGTGCTTTCAGAAATCACAACAACCAATGTTGCTTCATTGATTGTTGGATTAACATGCATTGTCATGTTGTTGATTGGCAAGGAAATCAATCTTCGGTTTAAGAAGAAGCTTCCAGTTCCTATTCCTATGGAGATTATTGTG GTAATTATTGGCACAGGAGTTTCAGCTGGAATGAATCTGACTGACTCATATGGAGTGGATGTTGTTGGGAATATTCCTAAAGG GTTACGTGCACCAAAATTTCCTGAGATTCGGCTCATTCCAACAATATTTGTGGATGCAGTGGCAATAGCAATAGTTGGATTTTCAATGGCTGTGTCAATGGCCAAGATCTTTGCACTTAAACATGGTTACACCATTGATGGGAATCAG GAACTTATTGCCTTGGGAATATGCAACTCTGTGGGGtcttttttccaaagctttccagTCACTTGCTCAATGTCTCGGAGTCTTGTTCAGGAAAGCACTGGTGGAAAAACTCAG ATTGCAGGTACGCTCTCTTCAATCATGGTTCTGTTGGTAATCGTGGCTATCGGCTACCTCTTTGAACCGCTTCCACAG ACTGTGCTAGCTGCAATTGTAATGGTGAACCTGAAAGGAATGTTTAAACAGTTTGGAGATGTCGCATACTTCTGGAGAATCAGTAGGATTGAACTG gCCATCTGGGTGGTAGCTTTTGTGGCTTCTCTTTTCCTGGGACTAGACTATGGTTTACTTACTGCAGTAACGTTTGCAATGATAACCGTTATTTACAGAACACAAAG CCCTCAGTACAGAATCCTTGGTCAGATTCCTGACACTGACATTTACTGTGATGTGGAAGAGTACGAAGAG GTTAAAGAACAtcctggaataaaaatatttcaagctaATACTTCACTTTATTTTGCCAATAGTGAGTCATATATGAGTGCACTGAAGAAAAAG ACTGGAGTGGACCCTTGTGTTATattagcagcaaggaaaaaagccCAGAAAAGGTATGCCAAGGcaataaagaaagcaaacaaacccaagaagaaagctgtcttgaagctAGTGAGTTCTTCG ACTAATGATGTGGAAGCAGGTGTAAAACATGAGATAGCAAATGAAGAGTTACCTGTGAATGGACAATTTACCTCTGTAGATGACAGTGTGCAAGACAGGTCTCCTGATGAACTTGAATACTTCATGGAGCCAAAAACAAATGTCCACTCTTTAATTCTGGATTTTACTCCAGTGAACTTTGTGGATTCAGTTGGAGCAAAAACATTAAAATCA ATTATAAAAGAATACAAAGAAGTTGGTGTCTGTGTCTATATTGCTGGCTGTAGTG GCCCTGTTATGAACGAGCTGACAAGACtgaatttttttgaaaacactgtaaCAAGAGATTTGTTGTTTCACAGCATTCATGATGCTGTCCTTGCTTGCCATGTGAAAGACTCATCTGCTTCACAGACTGCCTCGGACCTCTGA
- the SLC26A5 gene encoding prestin isoform X2 encodes MEHAQEDEACLEQTQKYHVERPIYNQELLQGQLCRRERAPQTLRQRIAHSCRCSSKKAKSHLYSFIPILKWLPRYPVKEYLLGDIISGISTGVMQLPQGLAYALLAAVPPVFGLYSSFYPVFLYTFFGTSKHISIGTFAVISMMVGGVAVRVVPDEMVSMDYNSTNVTDMLASRDAKRVQVAVTLALLSGIIQLCLGLLRFGFVAIYLTEPLVRGFTTAAAVHVFTSQLKYLLGVKTNRYSGPLSVVYSIAAVLSEITTTNVASLIVGLTCIVMLLIGKEINLRFKKKLPVPIPMEIIVVIIGTGVSAGMNLTDSYGVDVVGNIPKGLRAPKFPEIRLIPTIFVDAVAIAIVGFSMAVSMAKIFALKHGYTIDGNQELIALGICNSVGSFFQSFPVTCSMSRSLVQESTGGKTQIAGTLSSIMVLLVIVAIGYLFEPLPQTVLAAIVMVNLKGMFKQFGDVAYFWRISRIELAIWVVAFVASLFLGLDYGLLTAVTFAMITVIYRTQSPQYRILGQIPDTDIYCDVEEYEEVKEHPGIKIFQANTSLYFANSESYMSALKKKTGVDPCVILAARKKAQKRYAKAIKKANKPKKKAVLKLTNDVEAGVKHEIANEELPVNGQFTSVDDSVQDRSPDELEYFMEPKTNVHSLILDFTPVNFVDSVGAKTLKSIIKEYKEVGVCVYIAGCSGPVMNELTRLNFFENTVTRDLLFHSIHDAVLACHVKDSSASQTASDL; translated from the exons ATGGAACATGCTCAGGAAGATGAAGCATGTCTTGAGCAAACCCAGAAGTATCATGTGGAGAGACCAATATATAACCAAGAGCTCTTGCAAGGACAGCTATGCAGACGGGAAAGAGCACCTCAGACTCTTAGACAGAGGATTGCACATTCTTGTCG TTGTTCTTCTAAGAAAGCCAAGTCTCATCTTTACAGTTTCATACCAATTTTAAAATGGCTTCCCCGCTACCCAGTGAAGGAATATTTATTAGGAGATATTATCTCAGGTATAAGCACTGGCGTTATGCAGCTTCCTCAAG GCTTAGCCTATGCTTTGCTGGCAGCTGTTCCCCCAGTATTTGGCCTGTATTCTTCATTTTATCCTGTCTTTCTATATACTTTTTTTGGGACCTCCAAGCACATATCAATAG gCACCTTTGCTGTGATTAGTATGATGGTCGGCGGAGTTGCTGTGAGAGTAGTGCCTGATGAAATGGTTTCTATGGACTATAATTCTACTAATGTTACAGATATGCTTGCTTCCAGGGATGCCAAGAGGGTACAGGTAGCTGTGACTCTTGCCCTCCTTTCAGGAATTATCCAG TTGTGTTTAGGTCTCCTTCGATTTGGATTTGTAGCAATATATCTAACAGAGCCTCTGGTACGAGGATTTACTACTGCTGCTGCAGTTCATGTGTTTACTTCTCAGTTAAAGTATCTGCTTGGAGTGAAGACTAACCGATACAGTGGACCCCTCTCAGTTGTATAT AGCATAGCTGCTGTGCTTTCAGAAATCACAACAACCAATGTTGCTTCATTGATTGTTGGATTAACATGCATTGTCATGTTGTTGATTGGCAAGGAAATCAATCTTCGGTTTAAGAAGAAGCTTCCAGTTCCTATTCCTATGGAGATTATTGTG GTAATTATTGGCACAGGAGTTTCAGCTGGAATGAATCTGACTGACTCATATGGAGTGGATGTTGTTGGGAATATTCCTAAAGG GTTACGTGCACCAAAATTTCCTGAGATTCGGCTCATTCCAACAATATTTGTGGATGCAGTGGCAATAGCAATAGTTGGATTTTCAATGGCTGTGTCAATGGCCAAGATCTTTGCACTTAAACATGGTTACACCATTGATGGGAATCAG GAACTTATTGCCTTGGGAATATGCAACTCTGTGGGGtcttttttccaaagctttccagTCACTTGCTCAATGTCTCGGAGTCTTGTTCAGGAAAGCACTGGTGGAAAAACTCAG ATTGCAGGTACGCTCTCTTCAATCATGGTTCTGTTGGTAATCGTGGCTATCGGCTACCTCTTTGAACCGCTTCCACAG ACTGTGCTAGCTGCAATTGTAATGGTGAACCTGAAAGGAATGTTTAAACAGTTTGGAGATGTCGCATACTTCTGGAGAATCAGTAGGATTGAACTG gCCATCTGGGTGGTAGCTTTTGTGGCTTCTCTTTTCCTGGGACTAGACTATGGTTTACTTACTGCAGTAACGTTTGCAATGATAACCGTTATTTACAGAACACAAAG CCCTCAGTACAGAATCCTTGGTCAGATTCCTGACACTGACATTTACTGTGATGTGGAAGAGTACGAAGAG GTTAAAGAACAtcctggaataaaaatatttcaagctaATACTTCACTTTATTTTGCCAATAGTGAGTCATATATGAGTGCACTGAAGAAAAAG ACTGGAGTGGACCCTTGTGTTATattagcagcaaggaaaaaagccCAGAAAAGGTATGCCAAGGcaataaagaaagcaaacaaacccaagaagaaagctgtcttgaagctA ACTAATGATGTGGAAGCAGGTGTAAAACATGAGATAGCAAATGAAGAGTTACCTGTGAATGGACAATTTACCTCTGTAGATGACAGTGTGCAAGACAGGTCTCCTGATGAACTTGAATACTTCATGGAGCCAAAAACAAATGTCCACTCTTTAATTCTGGATTTTACTCCAGTGAACTTTGTGGATTCAGTTGGAGCAAAAACATTAAAATCA ATTATAAAAGAATACAAAGAAGTTGGTGTCTGTGTCTATATTGCTGGCTGTAGTG GCCCTGTTATGAACGAGCTGACAAGACtgaatttttttgaaaacactgtaaCAAGAGATTTGTTGTTTCACAGCATTCATGATGCTGTCCTTGCTTGCCATGTGAAAGACTCATCTGCTTCACAGACTGCCTCGGACCTCTGA